The following coding sequences lie in one Fusarium poae strain DAOMC 252244 chromosome 1, whole genome shotgun sequence genomic window:
- a CDS encoding hypothetical protein (TransMembrane:7 (o12-32i44-68o88-107i119-142o169-191i203-227o233-254i)), which yields MARVAGDGVALLWATIAMLSLSWIFAILRLGVRKWRKNIGLDDGLMFAGLILYTVTCSLVIRCCFYGSGQKRKDLEPYDIKMGTKLFFIAQFFYSACSVPIKSSICVTMLRICDARRRFVWTLWGIMGITVFTAIVFIIATANICHPIETLWGDANGECNTKVNSSVGFYFSAVSILTDWTLAILPAILLWNIQMKQRVKFPVIVMLGLGAFASCATVVRLGYLTLYNDPTEFVYSTGAIGLWSILEEGIGIIAGSMPALRPLLSLPFFGRSTYASGGASNQASSHMNLAHVSNKKTQDQMTDMELNDFQTNLTTRISHSRDKQSLDDNDSQKFILKSTKVVMTTERA from the exons ATGGCTCGCGTGGCGGGTGATGGCGTGGCTCTTCTATGGGCCACGATTGCTATGCTTTCGTTATCATGGATCTTTGCGATATTACGATTGGGAGTGAGAAAATGGAGAAAGAATATTGGACTGGATGATGGACTCATGTTTGCTGGTTTA ATTCTATACACCGTCACCTGTTCACTCGTTATTAGATGCTGCTTCTATGGCTCTGGCCAAAAGAGAAAGGATCTCGAACCCTACGATATCAAGATGGGAACAAAG CTATTCTTCATCGCCCAGTTCTTCTACTCCGCCTGCTCCGTCCCGATTAAATCTAGCATTTGCGTTACGATGCTTCGAATCTGCGACGCTCGACGTCGTTTTGTTTGGACCCTCTGGGGCATCATGGGAATCACCGTTTTCACTgccatcgtcttcatcatcgcgACCGCCAACATCTGTCATCCGATCGAGACACTATGGGGAGACGCGAATGGTGAATGCAATACCAAAGTGAATAGCAGTGTTGGGTTTTACTTTTCCGCCGTGTCAATTCTTACAGATTGGACCTTGGCTATTCTACCAGCCATCCTCCTATGGAATATCCAGATGAAGCAGAGAGTCAAGTTTCCCGTTATTGTTATGTTGGGTCTAGGCGCTTT TGCAAGTTGTGCAACAGTCGTCCGATTAGGTTATCTCACACTCTACAACGACCCAACCGAGTTTGTCTACAGCACAGGCGCCATTGGTCTATGGTCCATCCTCGAAGAAGGCATCGGTATTATCGCTGGGTCCATGCCTGCTCTTCGACCTCTTCTCAGCCTACCATTCTTCGGTCGAAGTACATACGCCAGCGGTGGTGCATCGAACCAAGCATCTAGTCACATGAACCTGGCACACGTTTCCAACAAGAAAACCCAAGATCAGATGACGGATATGGAGTTGAATGATTTCCAGACCAATCTAACAACGAGAATCTCACATAGTCGGGACAAACAGAGCTTGGATGACAACGATAGTCAGAAGTTCATCTTGAAATCCACAAAAGTGGTCATGACGACTGAACGAGCATAA
- a CDS encoding hypothetical protein (TransMembrane:2 (o80-99i242-262o)), producing MCTQLGPNQGWDITLPQLGFQHPFVLYGILSLASLQRALSDPEDIQGYMVAATNYHANAVQRFLATQALTSEPSDRTLDAMFAFSIIDIIYVLATYGTLSRQSEPTFRPSHILELDWIRDIRSVRALLKPFNDKIREGCLGEFENLKTYEDWGVGHGSVSGDNELLDLQVSYEGCSSADIELYNSTIKLLRSCRPYMSSLGDVSTDDARLTRLNPHWITPLIFLQEVSEEFMDRLYQRQPPALLILSFFGAMLSAYDTVWFMEGWALEIVTAVDYALGDYWALYTAWCREQVAMNFVRWESCSEVATPMS from the coding sequence ATGTGCACCCAACTTGGTCCGAATCAAGGATGGGATATAACGCTACCGCAGCTGGGATTCCAACACCCCTTTGTCTTGTACGGAATACTCAGTCTGGCAAGTCTCCAGCGTGCCCTCTCTGACCCTGAGGACATCCAAGGCTATATGGTAGCCGCTACAAACTACCACGCCAACGCCGTACAAAGGTTCTTAGCCACACAAGCGTTAACCTCCGAACCCAGCGATAGGACTCTCGATGCAATGTTTGCCTTTTCTATCATTGACATCATATATGTTTTGGCTACATACGGCACGCTCTCTCGTCAATCCGAGCCTACTTTCCGGCCCTCTCATATTCTCGAACTTGATTGGATCCGCGATATTCGAAGTGTGAGAGCTTTGCTCAAGCCGTTTAATGACAAAATACGGGAGGGTTGCCTTGGTGAGTTTGAAAACCTCAAGACTTACGAGGATTGGGGCGTTGGTCACGGGTCAGTTAGTGGAGATAATGAACTACTGGATCTACAGGTATCATACGAGGGATGCAGTTCTGCGGATATTGAGCTCTATAACTCAACTATCAAGCTCCTCAGAAGTTGTCGTCCTTACATGAGCTCTCTGGGAGATGTTAGTACAGACGATGCAAGGCTCACTAGACTGAATCCGCATTGGATCACCCCATTGATCTTCTTGCAAGAGGTATCAGAAGAGTTTATGGACAGACTATATCAGCGGCAGCCACCAGCCCTGTTGATCTTGTCCTTCTTTGGTGCGATGCTATCTGCATACGATACTGTTTGGTTCATGGAAGGGTGGGCATTAGAGATAGTGACAGCCGTTGACTATGCTTTGGGCGATTATTGGGCACTTTATACTGCATGGTGCCGTGAGCAGGTTGCTATGAACTTTGTCAGATGGGAAAGTTGTAGTGAAGTGGCGACACCCATGTCATAG